In Glycine max cultivar Williams 82 chromosome 7, Glycine_max_v4.0, whole genome shotgun sequence, a single window of DNA contains:
- the LOC102663136 gene encoding probable transcription repressor OFP9, translating into MNNSKQQKQQHQLQQRGCKALCCSCRFSVSSSEEAESSSASDRFPSVSSLAHAMVQERLDQMIRARHVERRRQQSREGTKFVVMVAMEKSSYDPREDFRESMMEMITANRLQDAKDLRSLLNYYISMNSDEYHSLILEVFHEVCTSLFLSCKCHNW; encoded by the coding sequence ATGAACAACTCAAAGCAACAGAAGCAGCAGCATCAGCTTCAACAAAGAGGATGCAAGGCTTTGTGTTGCAGTTGCAGGTTCAGTGTTTCTTCCTCTGAGGAAGCAGAAAGCTCATCAGCCTCTGACAGGTTCCCTTCTGTTTCAAGCCTTGCACATGCCATGGTGCAAGAGAGACTTGACCAAATGATTAGAGCtaggcatgtagagagaagaagGCAGCAGAGCAGAGAAGGGACCAAGTTTGTTGTAATGGTAGCAATGGAGAAGAGCTCTTATGATCCAAGAGAGGATTTTAGGGAGTCCATGATGGAGATGATTACTGCAAACCGCCTTCAAGACGCCAAAGATCTTCGTAGTCTATTGAACTATTATATCTCAATGAACTCTGATGAGTACCATAGTCTTATCCTTGAGGTTTTTCATGAGGTTTGTACTAGTTTGTTCTTATCATGTAAATGTcataattggtaa